From a single Oreochromis niloticus isolate F11D_XX linkage group LG4, O_niloticus_UMD_NMBU, whole genome shotgun sequence genomic region:
- the col1a1a gene encoding collagen alpha-1(I) chain precursor, with translation MFSFVDLRLALLLSAAVLLVRAQGEDDRTGKSCTLDGQVFADRDVWKPEPCQICVCDSGTVMCDEVICEDTTDCPNPIIPHDECCPICPDDGFQEPQTEGTVGARGPKGDRGLPGPPGRDGMPGQPGLPGPPGPPGPPGLGGNFSPQMSGGYDEKSPAMPVPGPMGPMGPRGPPGPPGSSGPQGFTGPPGEAGEPGSPGPMGPRGPAGPPGKNGEDGESGKPGRPGERGPPGPQGARGFPGTPGLPGIKGHRGFSGLDGAKGDTGPAGPKGEAGTPGENGTPGAMGPRGLPGERGRAGATGAAGARGNDGAAGAAGPPGPTGPAGPPGFPGGPGAKGDAGAQGGRGPEGPAGARGEPGNPGPAGPAGPAGNPGSDGAPGAKGAPGAAGVAGAPGFPGPRGPSGPQGAAGAPGPKGNTGEAGAPGSKGEAGAKGEAGAPGVQGPPGPPGEEGKRGARGEPGAAGARGGPGERGAPGGRGFPGSDGPAGPKGATGERGAPGLVGPKGATGEPGRTGEPGLPGAKGMTGSPGNPGPDGKIGPSGAPGQDGRPGPPGPGGARGQPGVMGFPGPKGAAGEAGKPGERGTMGPTGPAGAPGKDGDVGAQGPPGPAGPAGERGEQGPAGSPGFQGLPGPQGAVGETGKPGEQGVPGEAGAPGPAGARGDRGFPGERGAPGAIGPAGARGSPGASGNDGAKGDAGAPGTPGAQGPPGLQGMPGERGAAGLPGLRGNRGDQGPKGADGTPGKDGPRGLTGPIGLPGPAGSPGDKGEPGAQGPVGPSGARGPPGERGEAGPPGPAGFAGPPGADGQPGAKGEPGDNGAKGDSGPPGPAGPTGAPGPQGPVGNTGPKGARGPAGPPGATGFPGAAGRVGPPGPAGNAGPPGPPGPAGKEGPKGNRGETGPAGRPGELGAAGPPGPPGEKGSPGADGAPGSAGIPGPQGIAGQRGIVGLPGQRGERGFPGLAGPVGEPGKQGPSGPSGERGPPGPMGPPGLAGAPGEPGREGTPGNEGAAGRDGAPGPKGDRGESGPAGAPGAPGPPGAPGPVGPAGKTGDRGETGPAGPAGAAGPAGPRGPAGAPGLRGDKGETGEAGERGMKGHRGFTGMQGPPGPPGTSGESGPAGAAGPAGPRGPSGAAGAPGKDGVSGLPGPTGPPGPRGRSGEMGPAGPPGPPGPPGAPGAPGGGFDLGFMVQPQEKAPDPFRMYRADDANVLRDRDLEVDSTLKSLSQQIEQIRSPDGTRKNPARTCRDLKMCHPDWKSGEYWIDPDQGCTQDAIKVYCNMETGETCVSPTQREVAKKNWYISKNIKEKKHVWFGEAMNEGFQFEYGSEGSLPEDVNIQMTFLRLMSTEASQNITYHCKNSVAYMDAAAGNLKKALLLQGSNEIEIRAEGNSRFTYSVLEDGCTSHTGTWGKTVIDYKTSKTSRLPIIDIAPMDVGAPDQEFGFEVGPVCFL, from the exons ATGTTCAGCTTTGTGGATTTGCGGCTGGCGCTGCTGCTCAGCGCAGCAGTGCTCCTGGTCAGAGCGCAGGGCGAGGACGACC GCACGGGCAAAAGCTGCACTCTGGACGGCCAGGTGTTTGCAGACCGGGATGTGTGGAAGCCGGAGCCATGTCAGATCTGTGTGTGCGACAGTGGCACAGTGATGTGCGATGAGGTCATCTGCGAGGATACAACGGACTGCCCCAACCCCATCATCCCCCACGACGAGTGCTGCCCCATCTGCCCCGATGACG GCTTCCAGGAGCCTCAGACTGAg GGAACCGTGGGAGCTCGTGGACCCAAGGGAGACAGG GGTCTTCCTGGTCCCCCTGGTAGAGATGGTATGCCTGGCCAGCCCGGACTGCCTGGACCTCCTGGCCCACCTGGACCCCCTGGCCTTGGTGGa aacTTCTCCCCTCAGATGTCCGGTGGCTACGATGAGAAATCTCCTGCCATGCCTGTGCCTGGACCCATG GGCCCAATGGGACCCCGTGGACCTCCTGGACCTCCTGGATCTAGC GGACCTCAGGGATTCACTGGCCCCCCTGGTGAGGCTGGAGAGCCCGGATCTCCT GGTCCCATGGGTCCCCGTGGACCTGCCGGCCCCCCTGGAAAGAACGGCGAGGAT GGTGAGTCTGGCAAACCAGGTCGCCCCGGTGAGCGTGGACCTCCTGGCCCTCAG ggAGCTCGTGGTTTCCCAGGAACCCCAGGTCTGCCTGGCATCAAGGGACATAGA GGATTCAGTGGCCTGGATGGTGCCAAGGGAGACACTGGCCCCGCTGGACCCAAG gGAGAGGCTGGCACCCCTGGTGAGAATGGAACCCCTGGTGCTATG GGACCTCGTGGTCTGCCTGGTGAGAGAGGCCGTGCTGGTGCTACTGGAGCCGCT GGAGCTCGTGGTAACGATGGcgctgctggtgctgctggacctccT GGTCCCACTGGCCCCGCTGGACCCCCTGGATTCCCCGGTGGCCCTGGAGCCAAG GGTGATGCTGGAGCTCAAGGTGGTCGTGGACCCGAGGGCCCTGCTGGAGCTCGTGGTGAGCCCGGAAACCCCGGACCTGCTGGCCCAGCTGGACCTGCC GGAAACCCTGGATCTGATGGAGCCCCCGGAGCTAAGGGAGCACCT GGTGCTGCTGGAGTTGCTGGAGCTCCTGGTTTCCCTGGACCCCGTGGACCCTCAGGACCTCAGGGTGCTGCTGGTGCCCCCGGACCCAAGGGTAACACT GGTGAGGCTGGTGCCCCAGGATCCAAGGGAGAGGCTGGTGCCAAGGGAGAGGCT GGTGCTCCAGGAGTTCAGGGACCCCCTGGACCTCCCGGTGAGGAGGGCAAGAGAGGAGCCAGAGGAGAGCCTGGTGCTGCAGGAGCCCGTGGCGGCCCtggagagaga GGTGCCCCTGGTGGTCGTGGTTTCCCTGGTTCTGATGGCCCTGCTGGACCCAAA GGTGCCACTGGTGAGCGTGGTGCCCCCGGTCTTGTTGGACCTAAAGGTGCCACTGGTGAGCCTGGCCGCACTGGTGAGCCTGGTCTGCCCGGAGCTAAG GGAATGACTGGCAGCCCTGGCAACCCTGGACCTGATGGCAAGATAGGACCTTCT GGAGCTCCTGGACAAGATGGCCGCCCTGGGCCTCCTGGCCCTGGTGGAGCTAGAGGCCAGCCTGGAGTCATGGGATTCCCTGGACCCAAGGGTGCTGCT gGTGAGGCTGGAAAGCCCGGTGAGAGAGGAACCATGGGACCTACTGGACCTGCT GGTGCACCTGGAAAGGATGGTGATGTTGGCGCACAGGGACCTCCTGGACCTGCT GGTCCTGCTGGTgagagaggagagcagggacCTGCTGGATCTCCTGGATTCCAGGGTCTTCCAGGACCCCAGGGAGCCGTTGGTGAGACTGGCAAGCCTGGAGAGCAG GGTGTACCCGGTGAAGCTGGAGCACCAGGACCCGCTGGAGCTAGA GGCGATAGAGGATTCCCTGGTGAGCGTGGTGCACCTGGGGCAATTGGACCTGCTGGTGCCCGTGGATCACCCGGAGCCTCTGGAAATGATGGTGCTAAG GGAGATGCTGGAGCCCCCGGTACTCCTGGAGCTCAGGGTCCTCCTGGACTGCAGGGAATGCCTGGTGAGCGCGGTGCCGCTGGTCTTCCAGGACTGAGAGGAAACAGA ggtGACCAAGGACCTAAGGGTGCTGATGGAACTCCTGGTAAGGATGGTCCTCGTGGTTTGACTGGTCCAATTGGACTTCCTGGACCTGCTGGCTCCCCAGGAGACAAGGGAGAGCCTGGTGCCCAAGGACCTGTTGGACCTTCTGGAGCCCGTGGACCCCCT GGCGAGCGTGGTGAAGCCGGACCACCTGGACCTGCTGGATTCGCTGGACCTCCT GGTGCTGACGGACAGCCTGGTGCTAAGGGAGAGCCTGGAGATAATGGTGCTAAGGGAGATTCTGGTCCTCCCGGACCTGCTGGACCCACTGGTGCTCCTGGACCTCAG GGTCCCGTTGGAAACACTGGCCCTAAGGGAGCCCGTGGACCTGCTGGACCTCCT GGTGCTACTGGCTTCCCTGGTGCTGCTGGCAGAGTTGGACCTCCCGGCCCCGCT GGTAACGCTGGACCTCCCGGACCTCCTGGACCAGCTGGCAAGGAGGGACCCAAAGGAAACCGTGGTGAGACTGGACCTGCTGGTCGCCCTGGTGAGTTGGGTGCTGCTGGACCCCCAGGACCTCCTGGAGAGAAGGGTAGCCCTGGTGCTGATGGTGCTCCC GGTAGTGCTGGTATTCCTGGACCTCAGGGTATTGCTGGACAGCGCGGTATTGTTGGTCTGCCTGGACAGAGAGGCGAGAGAGGCTTCCCTGGACTTGCCGGACCTGTT GGAGAGCCTGGAAAGCAAGGACCTAGTGGCCCAAGCGGTGAGCGTGGACCTCCCGGACCCATGGGACCCCCTGGCCTGGCCGGAGCCCCTGGAGAGCCTGGACGTGAG GGAACCCCTGGTAACGAGGGCGCAGCTGGTCGTGATGGAGCCCCTGGACCCAAG GGAGACCGTGGAGAGAGTGGCCCTGCCGGAGCCCCTGGTGCCCCTGGACCCCCTGGCGCCCCTGGACCTGTCGGCCCTGCTGGAAAGACTGGTGACCGTGGAGAGACT GGACCTGCTGGCCCTGCCGGCGCTGCTGGCCCTGCTGGACCTCGTGGCCCTGCT GGGGCTCCAGGACTTCGTGGTGACAAGGGAGAGACAGGAGAGGCTGGAGAGAGAGGCATGAAGGGACACAGAGGATTCACTGGCATGCAGGGACCTCCCGGACCTCCT GGAACTTCTGGAGAGTCTGGACCCgctggtgctgctggacccGCTGGCCCTAGA GGCCCTTCAGGAGCTGCTGGTGCTCCTGGTAAGGATGGTGTGAGCGGTCTGCCTGGACCCACTGGACCTCCTGGACCTCGTGGACGTTCTGGAGAGATGGGACCTGCT GGTCCTCCTGGACCTCCTGGACCTCCTGGAGCACCTGGTGCCCCTGGTGGTGGATTTGACCTTGGCTTCATGGTCCAGCCTCAGGAGAAGGCCCCTGATCCCTTCCGCATGTACCGTGCTGACGACGCTAACGTTCTCCGTGACCGTGATCTGGAGGTTGATAGCACCCTGAAGAGCCTGAGCCAGCAGATTGAGCAGATCCGCAGCCCTGATGGAACCCGCAAGAACCCAGCAAGAACCTGCAGGGACCTCAAGATGTGCCATCCTGACTGGAAGAGCG gTGAGTACTGGATTGACCCTGATCAGGGCTGCACTCAGGACGCCATCAAGGTCTACTGCAACATGGAGACCGGCGAGACCTGCGTATCCCCAACTCAGCGTGAGGTTGCCAAGAAGAACTGGTACATCAGCAAGAACATCAAGGAGAAGAAGCACGTCTGGTTCGGAGAGGCTATGAATGAAGGCTTCCAG TTCGAGTATGGCAGTGAGGGCTCTCTGCCAGAGGATGTCAACATCCAGATGACCTTCCTGCGTCTCATGTCCACTGAGGCATCCCAGAACATTACCTACCACTGCAAGAACAGCGTCGCCTACATGGACGCCGCCGCTGGCAACCTCAAGAAGGCCCTCCTGCTCCAGGGCTCCAACGAGATTGAGATCAGAGCCGAGGGCAACAGCCGCTTCACCTACAGCGTCCTTGAGGATGGATGCACG TCACACACCGGTACATGGGGCAAGACAGTCATTGACTACAAGACATCGAAAACATCTCGCCTGCCCATCATTGATATCGCTCCTATGGACGTTGGTGCTCCAGACCAAGAGTTTGGCTTTGAAGTTGGACCTGTCTGTTTCTTGTAA